TTCATGGACTACCGCAACGGCGACGGCTCGATCGCCGAGATGTGCGGCAACGGCGTCCGCGTCTTCGCGCGCTATCTGCTGCACGCCGGCCTGGTCGAGGCCGGTGACCTCGCCATCGCCACCCGTGCCGGCGTACGCCGCGTCCACGTCGCCAAGACCGGCGATGTCACGGTCTCGATGGGCCGCGCCGAGCTCCGTGAGGAGAGCGTCGTCGTCTCGGTCGACGGCCGCAGCTGGCCGGCCCGGAACGTGAACATGGGCAATCCGCACGCCGTCGCCTTCGTCGACGATCTGGCCCACGCCGGCGACCTGCTGGCCGTACCGCCGTTCAGCCCAGCGTCGGTTTATCCCGACGGCGTGAACATCGAGTTCGTCGTCGACCGTGGTCCGGGCCGGGTCGCGATGCGGGTCCACGAGCGCGGCTCGGGCGAGACCCGCTCCTGCGGCACCGGCGCCTGCGCGGTCGCCGTCGCCGCGGCCCGCA
This Streptomyces decoyicus DNA region includes the following protein-coding sequences:
- the dapF gene encoding diaminopimelate epimerase, yielding MTSTQRLPFLKGHGTENDFVIVPDPDGRLDLPATAVARICDRRAGLGGDGLLRVVRSAVHPEARAQADEAEWFMDYRNGDGSIAEMCGNGVRVFARYLLHAGLVEAGDLAIATRAGVRRVHVAKTGDVTVSMGRAELREESVVVSVDGRSWPARNVNMGNPHAVAFVDDLAHAGDLLAVPPFSPASVYPDGVNIEFVVDRGPGRVAMRVHERGSGETRSCGTGACAVAVAAARRDGVDPTETGTPVTYTVDVLGGSLSITELPDGTVEMTGPAEIVAEGTFTPAWMGAALA